GTAAGTTTGTATTTGTTTTGTTTCATTCTTTCCGAAATTAGAAAATTTTCCCATAAAGCACCTATATCTGTACGCAAACTCAAATCTGTAAAATTTCCTATAATCATGTTTCTAATTCCATTATCATAAAAATAAATTTTCTTACTCTTTTTTAGTTCGTTTCGCACATTATTGCTATAACTTCCCAACCTAAATATAACATATCCCTTTTCCAAAATCTCAATATATCTCTGAATTGTATTTCTATCTACCCCAATAAGTTGGCTCAATTCATTATAATTCACTTCGCTGCCTATCTGTAAAGCTAAAGCCTGAACCAATTTTTCTAATACCTCTGGTTTTCTTATTTCTGCATAAGAAAGAACATCTCTATACAAATAACTATCGACTAGATTTTTCAAAATCTCTCTTTCTTCTCCCTCATTATTAATCACATCTGGATAAAACCCATAAATGAGCCTGTTTTCTAATTGTTGTTCTGCTTTCAAATAGCCTACATTATTTTGGTACTCTTCCCAACTAATCGGAAATAGTTCATATTCCCATTTTCTTCCTGTCAAAGGTTCACTTAGTTCATTGAAAAGAGTAAAAGACGACGAACCACTAATCCATAATTGGACATCTTTAAATTGATCTATAATAATCTTGAGGGTCAGACCTATTCCTTTGATGCGTTGAGCTTCATCTATAAAAACTATTTTTTTTCCTCCAATCAGATTCTTAATTTTTTCTGTATTAGGAGTATCAAGAATAGATCGAACAGTTGGGTCATCTCCATCAAAGAATTGATAATCCAAACCTTTTAGTTGTTCCAAAATAAAAGTTGTCTTTCCTACTTGACGGGGACCTACTATTATAATAGCCTTTCCCTTTCCTATTTTACTTATAACTTGTTTTTTTATCAGTCTTTCAATCATACTATAAATATAATAAAAAAAGAATGTATTCACAAATTACTATACTTTTATAGGAACGTATTCATATATTATTATGGTTTTATAGGAATATGTTCACAAATTATTTATTTTCTTATTAAATCTTAATCACTTTTATAGTAAATAAAACATCAATAATTGCCAAAAATAGAGCTGCATAGAGGAAATAATAATATTTATTTGTCTTTGTATCAATTTGTTTTACTCCTCTTACTTCGCCTTGAATAGATTGAATTGAATTTATTAGACGTTGCACATCGTTTTGAGTTTCTCCAATTTCAAAATATTTTCCTCCTGTTTGATTAGCTAAATCTTTCAAGTCTTCTGGATTTAGTTTTGTAATAATTGTTTCTCCATTGCGTTGGTCTTTTTTGAATCCACTTCCAGAAGGTATTTTTCCACCTTGTTCTGTTCCAATTCCTAAAGCAAAAAGTTTGATTCCCAAATCTTCAATTTCATCGATGGCATCGCCTGTTTCTTCTCCAAAATCTTCTCCATCGCTTATCATAATGATAATTTTTGAATTCGTTTTGGTTTCTTTATCGTTGGCAAACTTCTCTAAAGCCATTTTCAAAGGTGGTGCAAAGTCAGTTCCTCCACTTGGCACAAGTCCAGTATTTAGAGATTCCAAAATCAATCGCAATGCACTTTGGTCACTTGTAAGAGGACATTGAAGAAATGCTTCTGATGAAAAAATGATAATTCCTTGTCGGTCAG
This is a stretch of genomic DNA from Bernardetia sp. MNP-M8. It encodes these proteins:
- a CDS encoding VWA domain-containing protein, with the protein product MIWNNDLGILETVFILVFLLLYGLYIFRTHKKAKYLRTSSKYVWLKFVLRGSYFILLILALLGPSFGETKQDVKSVGKDIFYLVDLSRSMDAIDIQPSRMERIKHELKGITAAFPSDRQGIIIFSSEAFLQCPLTSDQSALRLILESLNTGLVPSGGTDFAPPLKMALEKFANDKETKTNSKIIIMISDGEDFGEETGDAIDEIEDLGIKLFALGIGTEQGGKIPSGSGFKKDQRNGETIITKLNPEDLKDLANQTGGKYFEIGETQNDVQRLINSIQSIQGEVRGVKQIDTKTNKYYYFLYAALFLAIIDVLFTIKVIKI
- a CDS encoding ATP-binding protein, translated to MIERLIKKQVISKIGKGKAIIIVGPRQVGKTTFILEQLKGLDYQFFDGDDPTVRSILDTPNTEKIKNLIGGKKIVFIDEAQRIKGIGLTLKIIIDQFKDVQLWISGSSSFTLFNELSEPLTGRKWEYELFPISWEEYQNNVGYLKAEQQLENRLIYGFYPDVINNEGEEREILKNLVDSYLYRDVLSYAEIRKPEVLEKLVQALALQIGSEVNYNELSQLIGVDRNTIQRYIEILEKGYVIFRLGSYSNNVRNELKKSKKIYFYDNGIRNMIIGNFTDLSLRTDIGALWENFLISERMKQNKYKLTLSQPYFWRTTQQQEIDYVENMNQKLYGYEFKWNPKKKVNLPKTFIEKYNAEEKLINRDNFREFVII